In the Populus trichocarpa isolate Nisqually-1 chromosome 8, P.trichocarpa_v4.1, whole genome shotgun sequence genome, tggttttttatgataaaaatcgGTTCAACCAGTTTGACTTAGTTTTTCCGGtattgacttggtttttttggtttgactcggtttttttccagtttgggttcggtttagttttttcagtttcaggattataaaactgaaaccgaaccgaaccggtcagttttttcaaaattttaatcagttttttttcacggtttaatttttttgtttttttttttgttttctcagtttaatttatACACTTGCTCTTGTTTTTATGCCCTCTATAACATCATTTAGAGTTTCAATcgtattaaataattatttcctTTACAAAATTTTTAGCAAGagctaaaatcataaaaaaattatacaaatctTGTAAAATACAGTTGTTTAGAgtctttttcaatgaaaaataaatctttgtaTTAGTGTATCATCTGTTTATCTTAatcaatataatgtttttatctagaactagtttttatgttttttagaaatataattattaaaacaagttaacaaaaataataaatataataaaatcatatttggaatatattttaaaataataataataaacactcATTTCAACTGAATTttcatgaacaattttttttgttattattatttatactttcagatcatatacataataattgcaaaaaacattattaaaattcaaaaaaaaaaaaactacaatggcatctaaaaaccatataaaagcTGACGAGTAGTAAATCTATTAAATATTCTTTTGGtgtgtaaaaaaacaaagaaagaaaacagagaaaagaagagCAAAGGGTCAAGCCTCGCGCACGATCCACTTTTAGCAAATCATAAATCAAGTGTGGGTAGCAgcacttgaaaataataaataataaatatatcaaaataattttttttatttaaaaatatattaaaataattttttttttatttttttaaattatttttgatatagtgcatcaaaaaaatcttaaaacaccaaaaacatattaatttaaaataaaaaaattaatttttttcaaaaacacatttgaaacaaaaaaacaaatagaaccGAACCCATGTCATTCATTCACCaataattaatgtaaataaacatacaaaatatattaaggtgttttattattcatataataaataaaacaccaTATAAGAAACCCCATTATTTTAGGGTTGGAGGACAATTTTGTAAGATTTGAttagattagttttttattacaCCCCTTGAAGTTCTAGATATACAAAATATGAGTATCTTTAttgaaagaattttatttagcttttattctgggtaatttttttttttaatgtataaaagATCAAGCAGGACATAAAAAAGAGGGAGTCCGTATTAAATGATCTAGCTAGTAGCTTTAGAATAGCAAATGGTCAGATCCCACCCCTCCTGTGTCCCATCTAAaactaacaacaacaataaccaCACCGTTTTGTTTTAAAgtgtattatattttaaaatatattaacatattttttttattttttaaaatttatttttaataccaatacgtaacgatataaaaatattaaaaaaattttaaaaaaaaacttggttgaaACTTGTCCTAAATGAATACGGAGTGTTTTTCCAAACGAGACAAAACTTGAGGCTGGGATGGAGGAAATTATATTCCTAATTTCTCGTggtattttctttctctattgaaAATGCTTACATCCAGAATAAATATTCTCAGCTCACTGTGATAATCGGGACAAATATTTTGTTGTCTGGGAACCAATTTGGATCcagaacatgaaatatttaattaacgACCGATCAAAAGtcggtctgttttttttttaatagaccgccaagcaaaaaaattaattggcaGACAAGCAGGAATCTGGCGCGTTCAATGTGATCGTTCCTGACAAAAAGGCGTCgtgtctgtttttgttttttaacggCGAGTGGAGTACGTAATGGATTTTGAGGAATCACGTTTAAATAATGTTAtgcaacttcttcttttttcttgtcaatacttaaaaaaaattacatttaaagGTAATTCgtaggattttattaattattatcagggtctattttaaataaaaaattaaatataactaggagaaaaaaaaatataaatcgagATGCTTATactatttttcatgaattacgagctttatatgtatatatattttttaaatggatctagtaaataattaatgaattattattatttattaattgatcaCCATAAAATATTTCCTAAATTCTCGTTCAAATGTAAGTGCGTGCagattgtttattgtttttttttcattggaaataaattatttataatgtaTATATGGAATTCACACTACTACTTAATTATAAGTTGACACCtcaattcatataaaatttaatgtaaaaatctTGTCTGTGAATGAtttattatcatgttttttactaCAATAGCATGTTATTGGTCTCTTAATTATATGGGATTTAACTAGGTAATTAATTATCTTAACTATATTTATCTAAATGACacgtattttttttccaagtattGTTAATTGAATGCGAAAGGACTAGCTTGATGACCAAGAGattacatttctttttttattgtcagtGTTCAGACCCTTTGGTCAAttataagaatataattttttacaagtctttttttattattattaactgaCAAGTCTTCCCGTCCTTGATACTGTAACTTTGACTGGTCAAGAGTAAAAGAATCAAGGCTATTCAGCCCTACAGTTATATACTTCCGTGTTTAGTTGAATCTCTATTTctggaaaatattaaattaatattttttatattataaaacaaaaaaaacacgtgtTTTTTCCTGTAATCAACATTTACCTGTTTTTCATGAGGCtgcatgcttttttttctttttttaacaattaccATAGATTTTTACTTTGAGAGTTGGATTAACAGTCACTTATTAACTCTGTGAGTCAAACAAAACCAAAGGAAGTCTTGGTCACAGTTTATGGAAAGATAACAAGAGCGTATTGCctcactataaataaaaaaaagtcatctaaATATActaactgattttttttgttaattaaaaatatacagtGCCATTTATTCAGTATTATAAAAATccaggtcattttttttaacatgcacGTCCATGTCATTAAATACAGCTGTCATTccacatatcatttttttagcaTGACGTCCATGTCATTAAATACAGCTGTCATTCCACATGAGTTAAAATAAACCGCATCAaggtgatttaaaaaaaaaaaaaaacagccaatGAGGAGACGAATGCTTCCAagaagtaatttattttatttcgtgCTGTGGGCAAGATTTGTAGTTTGTCTCtttggtattttgtttatcGGTGCAACTCTTGGATGGCATTTCTagtaaattcttaatttataagttaaaagagttattttttaatctgaaatatcaacattattttttattaataaataataatactatcgtttcaaaaaataaaagagggcaGCTTACATACTAAAGAAGTCAGTGGGAGTGTCGTTAGTAACCAGATGAGTGGCAATAGCAGCGCCCGTCGTGAGATATTTTTCACCGTTGATTAGGGAGAAAACTACAAAGAATTCCCTGAAATGCGGGTCTGGGTGGCGAGGAGTTATTAGCTTGTTGGAATCTATGGTGGAAAACATGGCCACGGTGGTGGGCCCCGCAATTTTCACAACTTTCTGATTCCGTGCTTCTGTGATGGAGACATCCGCTGACAAGTGCCAGTCAAGTTAGAGGATTGTTATCTACGAGAATACCCCCTCCctcctcctttttattttcaagcctTTCCCTCTCGCAAGCTAAATTGTCCTCGCCGTATTAGGAGGCAAACCGTCGCCTCTCCTCTTGCCAGCACCGAGCCAGGAAACTAGTGGTGGAGGAGGTGAGATTTGAGCATGTGAACTAGGATCTAGGTGGGCACATTGTTAGAAGACAAAACCAGTCAGATTCGTTGCCTCAGTGGCACAATGGACTCTGTCGTTACAATTATTGAGTGGTGGAGCGGACATGGACAATCTGTGTCCATAAAATGAGCATAtgcaatttttgtaatttgGTAACCAGATTCTGTGTTGAAGTCACCTCTGTCGGTGCTTGAATTTGATAGCTAAGGTTTCATGTGATGTCATGTTTTCCCCccgtttttgtttgttttagctAAGGTTGATTCCTTCTATAACAGAGAAAAATAGTGGATATATACAACGCTTAGGTGGCGCTTCCTTAATGTCCAGAATAGAAAGGACacagataataaaaacaaaaatatatttagttaaaaaaataaatataaaaataggagaataaatatatatttttaatgattttaaaataaatttttatattttcaaaataagagGCACATGAAAACAtgtttctaaataatattttttttattttttatttttaaaatattattgtaaaaaactctcggtttcaaaattatacaactaaaacatataagaataaaaacgATTAttaacatagttttaaaacccaactcaaAGGTCGATTCAGGGCAAAGTCCGGGTTTCTGGTTGAGGTCAAGGTCATTAGACGGGTTGACCTGAGTCAGCgtgataataaaaatgattattatcatagtcttaaaacTCATTTTAGGGGTTGATCCAGTGCAAGGCTCAAGTCACGAGTGAGGTTGATTGTTGACCCAAGTCAACGTAaggataaaagtggttattatcatacttttaaaatCCAACTCGAGGGTTGACCCAGTGCAAGGCACGGGTCACGTGTCAAGAAGGTCAACAtgaaataaaagtggttattatcatggTTTTAACACTTGATTCGGGGGTTGACCAGGGCAACAAATCAGGAGAGTCAACCTAAATTAATACAAGtcaatgtaaagataaaaatgattgttatcatgattttaaaacctgactcagGAGTCGACCTGAGAAAATGTTCATGTCATGGGTCGGAATGATCAACCTAGCTGACCCGAAAAAAATCATAGCAACCTagttttaaccatttttttttcaaaaaaattcaatgtattttttaccTGTGTTTTATCCTGGATTGACTTGGGTTTCTGGTCGGGTTATGTCGAGTCAATTCTTACTCTGTTGTTTTCTTAAACTCAGACCAGTTTAGGGCCCGGGTTAACCAATTAAGTAAGTTCTAGCTTTATAATTAgtattattatgatattattaatttcaacacttaatataaattaaagtaaaaaaaatatctaattattttttaaaaatatataagtctGACAACAATACATATTACAAGTAAAATagacttttcatattttattgtgTATTGTCTattataaccaaataaaatatttagataatcactttgttttgtgtattgttacTAAACATAATTTTGTCTGTTTGTTTTCAGTCTTGTCTTATTTGTCTCCACAATCTCTATCTCTTTTGTCTCGGTATACtaactaaatgtttttttattgtatattttgtattgtaaagtattttactttaaaaaatacttaaaaatatattttctaaattttctatattaaaatcattaaaaaacattgtaaaaaaatatattaatttgttttttttaagacaaatataattttaaaaagcaactaaaaataaaagatgcgATGCTTCTAAACGATACCTTGCTCgtataatttgatttgaatgacTATGTAAAACGTGTCGTTGCTGAAGAATAGCTTGCTTTAGAAAAATCTATTCAAGTTAATGTTTAATCTTAGAGGGTAATCAATTGCTTAGAAACCATGGGACTTGTTCAAGTGGTGTTGTAAGAATCTTTTTCTAACCTTGAATATTTTGCTTTATAGTGAGGTgctgtcaaatttcaaattagatGACAagataaaaggataatataaattattttattataaacaaaatttaggGCTTGTTGGAATTATGTtccttctaaaatatttaaatttttgtttcgtttataattataattttttatttttttatttttttaatatcaaaaatatttcttttaaaataatctctATCACATTCATAAAattcctaaaatatttaatttgaaatgcaGTCAAGTACAAGAGAAAGCTATTCATATAATTTGATTATGACATGTATCTCTAGGAGCTTGCTttgaaaaaatctatttaagtCAATGTTTGATGTTAAAAGATAATTACTGGCTTATTAGATAAtaatgtaaattatatttttaaatttcatgtaaCATGTtaaactattggattgagatggttctttaatatggtatcagagtcttgatgaccaagtggtcatgagtttgaatcttatcatttctatttttttgataaaaattaaacaaaaggtaaaatgagtttatataaatttcaagtttaaaggACTTTTACTTTAGAGGgtgtattagaaaataatataaatcatatcataaaatcttacctaatagtttaagttattaaattgagatgattttataaaaataaaaaaaccttcattTTGCTTATAAACCATGAGACTTGTTCAAATGGTGTTGTCAGAATCTCCCAACCTTGAATATTTTGCTTCCTGACGAGTGATGATACTTACAGTGAGGCAGTAtcaaatgtcattttttttttctcttccatgTACGAGAAAGAAAGAGTATTTTCAAACTTAATCAATTTCATACAGACAAGATAATAGgatcatataaattattttattataaataaaattaagggtTGTTTGgaattgcatttgttttataaatttttttataattataattttttatatttttaacgtattgatataaaaaataactttaaaaaaataataaaaaatattattttaatatatttttaaataaaaaaatattttaaaaaacaattaataaaaacaaacaataaagagtagctttgcaatttttattaaaaaaaaaaggctacaGAGACAATTAATGAGTggaaaaagattaattaagttTAGCTTAGTTTCGTTATTGGTTGTCAGTGACGAGAAGCAATCTCAATAAGACACGTGTTGGCCAATGAAGacaaataatcaaatacaaGCATAGTACAGGGGAAGACAGCTGTGCCAATGAGACGTGTCTTATTGATTACCACCAATCATTCAAAACTAAAGTTCACCTTGCAGTGAACAATTTGAATAATGTCGATACTGTACGGCATAAATGAGATTTTTGCAAATTTACTAGCTTAACGGTCTGCGTGGATTAATCCCAGTccattcatatttatatttgtttggagattttttttttaaagttcaaataaaattatttttattatttaaaaaaattaatttatattttattcaaatcaaaattatgacggatataattaaataaactatcattttaaaaagcaaccgtaaTCACATTTTCAAACAGATTCCAGCCACGGCCTTAATAAATATTgatcaaagtttatttttttcttaatttttttttatatttataaattattttgatatattaatattaaaacgattttttaaaataaaaaaatattattttaatatatatattttttaaaaatactttaaaaaaaaaatatcaccgcAGTTTCAATCATAGCTGTCCATGCCATCACCTTTTCAAAATCTGACTATTTTCTTACCCTTACGAAAGACCGACTTCTCATTGCAAAACATTTCTGAGCCTCAGGAttgaaaaggtaaaaagaaaaaataagaacttgATGATGAATAGTAAACGACAGTCGGTGGCTACCTGTGGCTGTTGAAGGAAGGAAAGCACCCAAGGGGGAGGGAGTGATGCGTAATTGCATAAATAGtcgtaagaaaaaaaaaggacaatatGGTAATCCGAAGCATTTATGACAGATCTGCTAACCGACAAACAAGGAGGTCGGCAGTTGTCGGCCGGCGAACGTGGGAGTCGACATAATGAGCGGCGAAAATTCAAACCACACCCCTCCACTTTTCCCTTCcccaatttcaaaaacaaaattaactaacTTTAATCTAATTTATCtcacttaattattattaatactgTTAAGCATTAAGTATTATTTTTCACAGTCACAGACagttactattttattttatcacatcaccacattattatttatttctttaccaTTGACGCCCACTAGAAccagaatataaaataaaaaaatcgttTCATTTCCTTCATCTACCCTTCATAACACAACCGATTTGAGCTCCAACTCTAACGAGATGGGATTGTATAGATCATCATAGAAACTCTACCGATAATCCTCTGTCCcgttacttgtttttttttgtaaatgctCTTTTATAAAGCCTCCCTGACTCGCCCAGATTCTCCCGGTATGCatcttcatctttttgtttttttaaaccaaacccTTAGTTTGAGCTGTTTGCTAGTTGTTATTACTTCcctttttggatttcttctggTTTGTGCAAATCGTGTTTCAATAAGTTGTTTTGTCGTTGCTACAATtggtgggtgtttttttttattgccttttttagaaaatgaaaagagattGTGATGTTCATTCTGTGTTTCTTATCCTGGTAAAGGATCTCAAAGTCATTCTCGACACcagcctttcttttctttttaattttttcgatTCCGATTTCATGTAATTGGAGGCaacgtttttgtttttgttttctcctttaGCTTCTCTATGCAATGTCTAAATCAATTTATGTTTGTTCTTTCTAAATTCTCTTCTTTTgcttcaaaacttttttttttccctgtttttgAGGTTTGGTGAAATGTGTTAATCAAATGGTGTTGTTAGTGTTTTTCCCTTTATAGAATGATGCTAGATGcgtcaattattattattattatttgtttttttttttttacaaaaattgaaTGTTCTCCTGTTCATTTACATAATGCTGTTTTTTCGTGTTTGGTTGCTGAGCGGTGTTGAGATTAGAAGAAAATctattcaaaattttcaattagttGGCATTTTATTGTCTTCAAGCTAGATGgtatttttttggcatttttttcTATCCCAAGAAAATTGTAGCATAAATTTTGGCTTCTTATTCTATTTAATGAAGCTTAATTAAGTTTGTTTGATTTGGAAAATTAGGAGGGTTTGTTTTGTGTTCACTAATGTGTTTTGTTCATGTTTCAGTTGATATAAATTTGTACTGTAATTTTCCACGGTGGATGTGAATTATGGATATTACTGAGGTTGAAGAAAATTTGTTTGCAGCAAGTGAAGCCAAGGTACGAATTTGGTATTCTCTCGTAAGAAAGTATTTGGATTTGGTGTTTTTGTATACTAAGCTTAAGAAATCCCCAATACCATCTAGGCTAGGCAGCTTATTTATctgtttctttattattttttttcgattcCAATCATTTTCTGATATGCATATGAAAAATGCAATGCCTGTTGCCTGATTGGCTAGTAGACTTGGGTTTGGAGTTGATGTGCTTCTGGTGCTTGCTATATCTCTCATTTTGCTGAAAGTTAtcttctttgatatttttttcccgGTCATTTGGGGTGTCTTTTTTactacataaatatttaaaatgttcATATTCCTAACTGTTTTTTGGCCCATGAAAGCATGCTTGCTTTAAGGTCTTCAAAGGTTAGCGTATTCATGAACAGTAACTAAATTGATGATATCTCTCTGTTTTCAGCTTCATGGAGAAATGTGCAAGGAACTCTCTGTAGTTTATTGCAAAATCTCTTCCATTTTCCCTTCCTTGGAAGCGGCAAGACCTAGGAGTAAATCTGGCATTCAAGCATTATGTTTGTTGCATATAGCCCTTGAGAAAGCCAAGAACGTTCTCAAGCATTGCTCAGAATGCAGTAAACTTTACCTGGTAAGATAGCCCTTTTTTATAGATGCACTGAAATTTGCTTGCCTtttccattttttgtttttctggttttatttattggtttttgtGATATCATTGATTTTATGATACAGGCTATAACTGGGGATTCCGtccttttaaaatttgaaaaggcAAGATCTGCTCTTGTAGATAGTCTTAGGCGTGTTGAAGATATTGTTCCAGAATCAATTGGATGCCAGGTAGTAATTTCCTTCTGAAGTCTATTTTTGATAAGCCAATGTGAAAAtgatatcatcaataaattgGCCTGTCTAAACAAATTGATAACAGAAATGAAGTATCAGAAGTGTGATAGCAGAAACTTCTTATATTCGTATCCTTGCTGTATATCAAAAAGAATTCGATCATTTCTATATATTAACATGTCATCTGTAATgattatattaacatatcatgGCACAATTATATTGAATTAACCAAAATGTAACCTGGCATTATTTTGTGGCCTTTTTCTTCCCTTGTTTCTTGTGCCTGCATAGTTTAGAAGCATTTTTTGATCGCCTTTGTTATTTGAAATCTTGTCAGATTTTGGAGATTGTAAGTGAACTTGAGGGTACTGAATTCTCACTTGATCCATTGGAGAAGCAAGTTGGTGATGAGATAATTGCATTGCTTCAACAGGGGAGAAAATTTGACGATAGTAATGACAATACCGAGCTAGAATCATTTCATCAGGCTGCTACTAAACTTGGTATTACCTCTTCTAGAGCAGCTCTTACAGAGAGAAGGGCTCTTAAAAAACTCATAGAAAGAGCTCGTGTGGAGGAAGACAAGCGGAAAGAGTCAATTGTGGCCTATCTCTTACATCTCATGAAAAAATACTCCAAGTTATTTAGAAGTGAACTTACAGATGACAATGATTCACAGGGTTCATCACCTTGTTCGCCAACTGTTCAGGGTTCTCTTGAAGATGGAGGCCCTGGTGGCAATGGCCATGCCTTTGAGCGACAGCTATCAAAGCTTAGTTCGTtcaatttcaaaccaacctATAGGAAATCTGGGCAAATGCCTCTTCCACCTGAAGAATTGAGGTGTCCTATATCATTGCACCTGATGTATGATCCAGTCATCATTGCTTCTGGACAAACGTATGAAAGGATCTGCATTGAGAAATGGTTCAGTGATGGGCATGAAACCTGTCCAAAGACTCAACAAAAGCTTTCTCATCGTTGCTTGACTCCTAATTATTGTGTAAAGGGTCTCGTTGCTAGTTGGTGTGAACAGAATGGAGTCCCAGCACCTGATGGCCCCCCTGAGTCTCTTGACCTCAACTATTGGAGGCTGGCAATGTCCCAGTTTGACTCGTCCAATTCAAGAAGATCAGTGGAGAGTGTCAGATCTGGAAAGTTGAAAGGGGTCAAGGTAGTTCCTCTGGAGGAAAGTGGTCCCATTGAGGAGgctgaagaaaaaaatgaaaaattgtcaTCGCAACAGGAAGATTCCATGCCAGAAGATGCCTTCGGGTacaatatatttgaaatatataagaATTTCCTGGCCATTTTGAATGGTGATGAAGAGTTGAAGAAGAAGTGCAAGATAGTAGAACAAGTGAGGCTTCTGTTGAAGGATGATGAGGAGGCCAGGATTTTTATGGGGGCCAACGGGTTTGTCGAAGCACTATTGCAGTTTCTAGAGTCAGCTGTGCGTGCCGGGAGTCCAATGGCCGAGGAAGCTGGAGCGATGGCTCTTTTCAACCTTACTGTCAACAATAACAGGTGTGTGGATTctctaaatatcaaattaacatgTAGTAGTAGTGGTAGTATTATGAAATATTCAATTCATTTAGGTGTTAGAATAATTATTAGAAACAAGAGGTGTTAGAATTTAGAATGcttattatcttttataaaaCTGACTGGAATGGAGTTAGGATGTAGAGATAAAGTGAGTGACACATGCTTTTTTCTCAAGGGAACTGTTATGGATCTTCTTGTTGATGGAGGAAATCCTGCTAGAAATAAGGAGTTGGGTTCTTGAATCATTTTCCATAGATCTGTGAAGTGTGAAGATGTGCCAAGAACTTTAGCATAACTGATTTCCTTTTCCACTATTCCATTCCAGAAATAATGAAATGATGTTGGCTGCTGGTGCTATCCCATTGTTGGAGGTTATGATTTCCAACCCTGACTCTGATGGATCAGCAACAGCCCTCTATCTAAATCTCTCCTGCCTTGATGAAGCGAAGTCCATTATTGGCTCAAGTCAGGCCGTCCCTTTTTTAGTCCAAATCCTTAAAGGTGAAACTGGAGTCCAATGCAAGCTCGATGCCCTTCATGCTCTCTATAACCTCTCCTCCCGATCCACCAATATTTCGAATCTCCTCTCAGC is a window encoding:
- the LOC7480918 gene encoding U-box domain-containing protein 6, encoding MDITEVEENLFAASEAKLHGEMCKELSVVYCKISSIFPSLEAARPRSKSGIQALCLLHIALEKAKNVLKHCSECSKLYLAITGDSVLLKFEKARSALVDSLRRVEDIVPESIGCQILEIVSELEGTEFSLDPLEKQVGDEIIALLQQGRKFDDSNDNTELESFHQAATKLGITSSRAALTERRALKKLIERARVEEDKRKESIVAYLLHLMKKYSKLFRSELTDDNDSQGSSPCSPTVQGSLEDGGPGGNGHAFERQLSKLSSFNFKPTYRKSGQMPLPPEELRCPISLHLMYDPVIIASGQTYERICIEKWFSDGHETCPKTQQKLSHRCLTPNYCVKGLVASWCEQNGVPAPDGPPESLDLNYWRLAMSQFDSSNSRRSVESVRSGKLKGVKVVPLEESGPIEEAEEKNEKLSSQQEDSMPEDAFGYNIFEIYKNFLAILNGDEELKKKCKIVEQVRLLLKDDEEARIFMGANGFVEALLQFLESAVRAGSPMAEEAGAMALFNLTVNNNRNNEMMLAAGAIPLLEVMISNPDSDGSATALYLNLSCLDEAKSIIGSSQAVPFLVQILKGETGVQCKLDALHALYNLSSRSTNISNLLSAGIISGLQSLLAVPGDHAWIEKSIAVLINLASSQSAKDEMLSAPGLISGLATILDTVEPIEQEQAVACLFLLCNGSEKGSELVLQEGVIPALVSISVNGTTRGKEKAQKLLMLFREQRQRDQPSAEVCFQRTESSSKSMPGPESKPQCKPVSRRKMGKAISFFWKSKSYSVYQC